One genomic region from Jiangella sp. DSM 45060 encodes:
- a CDS encoding amidohydrolase, which translates to MCDTDHNEPVSSPQFSRRHAIGMGAAAAAAATVVPGLTGRQAAYAAAEVSPDNYEAPTGLALDSNAKDTALGVIDRTADAITGLNDTIWEYAEPSLAEWNSALAEADFLRRAGFRIQWAVGGLPSTFVATFSNGTGSPVIGFSGEYDALPGVSQKKGSTEHDPLVYHDDPYSPNYGYGHGCGHSALGAAAAGAAVAVANALRRHRLDGTVKFFGSTAEEQLVGKSYDVMKGVYDGCDVFVDWHPGRNTSTGFGSNNALKAIAFNFSGTHGHGGSPLGNKNAQNAVRALTMLTDMIREHHVAPSGRIHHAIRHSAEAPNVHAALAGAWYFVREATPERVAILAQKVSDCAQAAGLAMQMDVHERVVANIWNKLPNKRGAELVHDNMVQIGAPEFTEEDQAYGKGLQAAAGIAQNGYSTGVADLRPPESTFLGGGSTDVSDISWIIPTLSLGTPVSPSGTANHSWLTTGSTVSHAGHTALIAAARYLAAIAVDLFTQPALVAEIKAEHAARTANVEWASLLPADFQPPAIAPPDWFLKRTGQKWPNGQVAWPPERIVGHTKWDSLGPPVPPGNVQPYE; encoded by the coding sequence ATGTGCGACACCGACCACAACGAACCCGTCAGCAGCCCGCAATTCAGCAGACGCCACGCGATCGGCATGGGCGCCGCCGCGGCGGCCGCCGCGACCGTCGTCCCAGGGCTCACCGGGCGGCAGGCCGCGTACGCCGCCGCGGAGGTCAGCCCGGACAACTACGAGGCGCCCACCGGCCTCGCGCTGGACAGCAACGCCAAGGACACCGCGCTCGGCGTCATCGACCGGACCGCCGACGCGATCACCGGCCTCAACGACACCATCTGGGAGTATGCCGAGCCGTCGCTGGCCGAATGGAACTCGGCGCTCGCGGAGGCGGACTTCCTGCGCCGGGCCGGTTTCCGCATCCAGTGGGCGGTCGGCGGCCTGCCGTCGACGTTCGTCGCGACGTTCAGCAACGGCACCGGCAGCCCCGTCATCGGGTTCAGCGGCGAGTACGACGCGCTGCCCGGCGTCTCGCAGAAGAAGGGGTCCACCGAGCACGACCCGCTGGTGTACCACGACGACCCCTACTCGCCGAACTACGGGTACGGGCACGGCTGCGGCCACTCGGCGCTGGGCGCGGCGGCGGCCGGAGCGGCCGTGGCGGTGGCGAACGCCCTGCGCAGGCACCGGCTCGACGGCACCGTCAAGTTCTTCGGGTCGACGGCCGAGGAGCAGTTGGTCGGCAAGTCCTACGACGTCATGAAGGGCGTCTACGACGGCTGCGACGTGTTCGTCGACTGGCATCCCGGCCGCAACACCAGCACCGGGTTCGGCTCGAACAACGCGCTCAAGGCCATCGCGTTCAACTTCAGCGGCACGCACGGCCATGGCGGCAGCCCGCTGGGCAACAAGAACGCGCAGAACGCCGTCCGGGCCCTGACAATGCTCACCGACATGATCCGCGAGCACCACGTGGCGCCGTCGGGCCGCATCCACCACGCGATCCGGCACTCCGCCGAGGCGCCCAACGTGCACGCCGCGCTGGCCGGCGCCTGGTACTTCGTCCGCGAGGCGACGCCCGAGCGGGTGGCGATCCTGGCGCAGAAGGTCAGCGACTGTGCCCAGGCGGCGGGCCTGGCCATGCAGATGGACGTGCACGAGCGCGTCGTCGCGAACATCTGGAACAAGCTCCCGAACAAGCGCGGCGCCGAGCTCGTCCACGACAACATGGTGCAGATCGGCGCGCCGGAGTTCACCGAGGAGGACCAGGCGTACGGGAAGGGGCTGCAGGCCGCGGCCGGCATCGCCCAGAACGGCTACAGCACCGGCGTCGCCGACCTGCGCCCGCCCGAGTCGACGTTCCTCGGCGGCGGCTCCACCGACGTCTCCGACATCAGCTGGATCATCCCGACGCTGAGCCTCGGCACCCCGGTCAGCCCGTCCGGGACGGCCAACCACAGCTGGCTGACCACCGGGTCGACGGTGTCGCACGCGGGCCACACGGCCCTCATCGCCGCCGCCCGCTACCTGGCCGCCATCGCCGTCGACCTGTTCACGCAGCCGGCGCTGGTGGCCGAGATCAAGGCCGAGCACGCCGCCCGCACCGCGAACGTCGAGTGGGCCAGCCTCCTCCCGGCCGACTTCCAGCCGCCGGCCATCGCGCCGCCGGACTGGTTCCTCAAGCGGACCGGGCAGAAGTGGCCCAACGGGCAGGTCGCCTGGCCGCCCGAGCGGATCGTCGGGCACACCAAGTGGGACAGCCTCGGCCCGCCCGTACCGCCGGGCAACGTCCAGCCCTACGAATGA
- a CDS encoding ANTAR domain-containing response regulator — MTETPTPAAPARRVLVAEDESLIRLDLIEMLGEEGYEVVGEAADGASAVRLAEEHRPDLVVMDVKMPVLDGISAAARIVEQRIAPVLILTAFSQRDLVERAREAGAMAYLVKPFSKADLVPAIEMALSRHEEITLLENEVADLNDRLETRKLVDRAKGVLQTRYGLSEPDAFRWIQKAAMDKRTSMREVAKVVLSESEGESKS; from the coding sequence GTGACCGAAACGCCTACGCCAGCCGCGCCCGCCCGACGTGTTCTCGTCGCCGAGGACGAGTCGCTCATCCGCCTCGACCTCATCGAGATGCTGGGTGAAGAAGGCTACGAGGTGGTGGGAGAGGCCGCCGACGGCGCCAGCGCCGTGCGGCTGGCCGAGGAGCACCGCCCCGACCTCGTCGTCATGGACGTGAAGATGCCGGTGCTCGACGGCATCTCGGCCGCGGCCCGCATCGTCGAGCAGCGCATCGCCCCCGTGCTCATCCTCACCGCGTTCTCCCAGCGCGATCTCGTCGAACGTGCCCGCGAGGCCGGCGCCATGGCGTATCTCGTCAAGCCGTTCAGCAAGGCCGACCTCGTGCCGGCCATCGAGATGGCGCTGTCGCGGCACGAAGAGATCACCCTGCTCGAGAACGAGGTCGCCGACCTCAACGACCGCCTCGAGACGCGCAAGCTGGTCGACCGCGCGAAGGGCGTCCTGCAGACGAGGTACGGGCTGAGCGAGCCCGACGCGTTCCGCTGGATCCAGAAGGCGGCCATGGACAAGCGCACGTCCATGCGCGAGGTGGCGAAGGTCGTCCTGTCCGAGTCCGAGGGCGAGTCGAAGAGCTGA
- a CDS encoding ABC transporter substrate-binding protein codes for MSLRRSAGWAALTAAAALLSSCGMLGALGDDDAGAQTATVGVLVPETGWQQADGEAVLAAVRAAVEETAGDIGGWTVEVVAVDEGEKGEAAADAVTELVDGDAVAVVGGLNTAAVRAAQPILDGDDVLFVSPADVVPAHTLGADPSAPLRPYRSYFRTAVGAEAPAAALARYAVSGLGAQNVAVVDGGDAAEAQAFAAAVDELGGKVVASGADVAAVVAKAKADGATAVFVAGDREVAVQTDRQVRASGLEATLLGATAFGGDFADDAADGAVRAQPAELDATAGVRSGRLAEDLGVPLGEFGAAAYDAGTAVGTVLARCLPPASSASSARRGCLGEMRQLDFAGATGEVSFDEYGDRSGGGVRFSVLREEAWEVVGVDG; via the coding sequence ATGTCGTTGCGTCGTAGCGCGGGGTGGGCCGCGCTGACGGCGGCTGCCGCGCTGCTCTCGTCCTGCGGCATGCTGGGAGCGCTGGGCGACGACGACGCCGGCGCGCAGACGGCGACCGTCGGCGTGCTGGTGCCGGAGACCGGCTGGCAGCAGGCCGACGGCGAGGCGGTGCTGGCGGCGGTCCGCGCTGCCGTCGAGGAGACCGCGGGCGATATCGGCGGCTGGACGGTCGAGGTCGTCGCCGTCGACGAGGGCGAGAAGGGCGAGGCCGCGGCCGACGCCGTCACCGAACTGGTGGACGGTGACGCGGTCGCGGTGGTCGGCGGACTGAACACGGCGGCGGTGCGGGCTGCGCAGCCGATCCTCGACGGCGACGACGTGCTGTTCGTGTCGCCCGCGGACGTCGTGCCGGCGCACACCCTGGGCGCCGATCCGAGTGCGCCGCTGCGCCCGTACCGCTCCTACTTCCGGACCGCCGTGGGCGCGGAGGCGCCGGCCGCGGCGCTGGCCCGGTACGCCGTCAGCGGGCTGGGCGCGCAGAACGTCGCCGTCGTCGACGGGGGAGACGCGGCCGAGGCGCAGGCGTTCGCCGCGGCCGTCGACGAGCTCGGCGGCAAGGTCGTGGCCAGCGGCGCGGACGTCGCCGCCGTCGTCGCCAAGGCGAAGGCCGACGGCGCGACCGCGGTGTTCGTGGCCGGCGACCGCGAGGTCGCGGTGCAGACGGACCGTCAGGTCCGCGCGTCCGGGCTGGAGGCGACGCTGCTCGGCGCCACGGCGTTCGGCGGCGACTTCGCCGACGACGCGGCCGACGGCGCCGTCCGGGCCCAGCCGGCGGAGCTGGACGCGACGGCCGGGGTGCGGTCGGGCCGGCTGGCCGAGGATCTCGGCGTGCCGCTGGGGGAGTTCGGCGCGGCCGCCTACGACGCCGGGACGGCGGTCGGCACGGTCCTCGCGCGCTGCCTGCCGCCCGCCAGCTCGGCGTCGTCGGCCCGCCGCGGCTGCCTCGGCGAGATGCGCCAGCTGGACTTCGCAGGGGCCACCGGAGAGGTCTCGTTCGACGAGTACGGCGACCGCTCCGGAGGCGGCGTGCGGTTCAGCGTCCTGCGGGAAGAAGCCTGGGAAGTCGTGGGTGTTGACGGATGA
- a CDS encoding ABC transporter substrate-binding protein, with protein sequence MTRTSRLWRSLAVAGAASLVLAACGGDDDGGSDDESPGAGGDGGTATSDEPLTLGTLLPETGNLAFLGPPEFAGVDLAIKEINEAGGVLGHDVEVTHTDSSDASNSAVTQQSTETLLSAGVAAIIGAASSGVSFTVLDRIVQDETIMFSPANTSPDFTTYEDDGLYFRTAPSDVLQGQVLGDTILNDGHANVAIMNLDDAYGNGLAQYLTETLESGGGTVVDQIVYDPQASNYTSEVTQLAAAAPDAIALIGFEETVTIIPELVTQGVGPQEIPLYFVDGNISNWGDQLPAGLLEGNKGTQPGAEIGDEFRNRLLEVDPELVDFNYGPESYDAAMLLALASVQAGSVESRDIADNLVEVSRGGTKCTAFQECADLLADGEDIDYDGVSGPIEFTDAGDPETATIGVYQYDATNNTAPIDFVERTMSQ encoded by the coding sequence ATGACCCGCACATCGCGACTGTGGCGGTCTCTTGCCGTCGCCGGAGCGGCCTCGCTCGTGCTGGCTGCTTGTGGTGGCGACGACGACGGCGGTTCGGACGACGAGTCGCCCGGCGCCGGCGGCGACGGCGGCACCGCGACCAGCGACGAGCCCCTGACGCTCGGCACGCTGCTCCCCGAGACCGGCAACCTCGCCTTCCTCGGCCCGCCCGAGTTCGCCGGCGTCGACCTCGCGATCAAGGAGATCAACGAGGCCGGCGGCGTGCTCGGCCACGACGTCGAGGTCACGCACACCGACTCCAGCGACGCCAGCAACTCGGCCGTCACCCAGCAGTCCACGGAGACACTGCTCTCGGCGGGGGTCGCGGCCATCATCGGCGCCGCGTCGTCGGGTGTGTCGTTCACGGTGCTCGACCGCATCGTGCAGGACGAGACCATCATGTTCTCGCCGGCCAACACCTCGCCCGACTTCACCACGTATGAGGACGACGGCCTGTACTTCCGCACCGCGCCGTCCGACGTGCTGCAGGGCCAGGTGCTCGGCGACACCATCCTCAACGACGGCCACGCCAACGTCGCGATCATGAACCTCGACGACGCGTACGGCAACGGCCTCGCGCAGTACCTCACCGAGACCCTCGAGAGCGGTGGCGGCACGGTCGTCGACCAGATCGTCTACGACCCGCAGGCGTCGAACTACACGTCCGAGGTCACGCAGCTCGCGGCGGCGGCGCCCGACGCCATCGCGCTGATCGGCTTCGAGGAGACCGTCACGATCATCCCCGAGCTGGTCACGCAGGGCGTCGGCCCGCAGGAGATCCCGCTGTACTTCGTCGACGGCAACATCTCGAACTGGGGCGACCAGCTGCCGGCGGGGCTGCTCGAAGGCAACAAGGGCACCCAGCCGGGCGCGGAGATCGGTGACGAGTTCCGGAACCGGCTGCTCGAGGTCGACCCCGAGCTGGTCGATTTCAACTACGGCCCCGAGTCGTACGACGCGGCCATGTTGCTGGCGCTGGCCTCGGTCCAGGCCGGTTCGGTCGAGAGCCGCGACATCGCCGACAACCTCGTCGAGGTCTCGCGCGGTGGCACCAAGTGCACCGCATTCCAGGAGTGCGCCGACCTGCTCGCCGACGGCGAGGACATCGACTACGACGGTGTCTCCGGCCCGATCGAGTTCACCGACGCCGGCGATCCCGAGACGGCGACCATCGGCGTGTACCAGTACGACGCCACGAACAACACGGCGCCCATCGACTTCGTCGAGCGGACGATGTCGCAGTGA